The following are encoded together in the Candidatus Methylomirabilis oxygeniifera genome:
- a CDS encoding protein of unknown function (Evidence 5 : No homology to any previously reported sequences) produces the protein MPCIAIAESPQEPGVSEPAPVSDSQRLDLPSYRDPEIPLPGAGVTSQVFTALGTVLGVLALGVYLYKRFGLRGPRGMNRDGTIRILSRTYLGPKESLCLVQVGTDILLLGQTGSGITLLHTLPSNTSAVSSDTGADDATIGGIGGSENRSPSGFARERAAALTGLEGRLRRLNKLWGTGASE, from the coding sequence ATGCCGTGTATAGCGATCGCCGAGTCACCGCAAGAGCCTGGTGTGAGTGAGCCGGCGCCGGTCTCCGATTCTCAGCGGCTCGATTTGCCGAGTTATCGCGATCCCGAGATCCCGTTACCAGGCGCCGGCGTCACCTCGCAGGTCTTCACCGCGCTCGGGACGGTGCTTGGCGTGCTGGCGCTTGGGGTCTACCTCTATAAACGGTTCGGATTGCGCGGGCCGCGGGGTATGAACCGGGACGGGACTATCCGGATCCTGAGTCGGACGTATCTGGGTCCGAAGGAATCGCTGTGTCTTGTGCAGGTGGGGACCGATATCCTGCTGCTTGGCCAGACGGGTTCCGGAATTACGCTGCTGCACACGCTTCCGTCGAACACCTCCGCGGTGTCCTCCGACACAGGAGCTGATGACGCGACGATCGGCGGGATTGGCGGATCTGAAAATCGCTCCCCGTCTGGGTTTGCGCGGGAGCGTGCGGCGGCTCTGACCGGGCTGGAGGGTCGGTTGAGACGACTGAACAAGCTCTGGGGAACGGGGGCCTCGGAATGA